The Persephonella atlantica region CTACAGGCCTCTTCTGTTGATTTAACACTTTCAGACAGAGTTTACAGGTATCCGGTGGAATTAGAACCTGAGCTGCAGATTTTAGACCCTAAAAATCCGTATCTACAGATAGTGGAAAGGGAGTATATATCTGCGGAGGGAATAGTTTTAAAGCCGGGAAGCTTTATTCTTGCTGAAACAAAAGAGTACATAAAAGTTTCAGATAACATATCTCTTCATATCCAGCCAAAATTTAGACTGTCAAAATTAGGTGTTCAGATTGTTAACGCTGGATGGTTAGAGTATGGATTTGAGGGAAACATCACCCTCTGTCTTTACAACTGTAATCAGCTTCCTGTCAGGCTGTATGAAGGGATGAAAATTGTTCAGGTTTTCTTTGAAAAAACAGATTAGGAGGTAGTTTTTGAAAGAGATCAATATAGGAATAGTAGGTTACGGCGTTGTTGGAAATGGTGTTGCAAAAATAATTGAAGAGAAAACAGAGCTCCTACATAAAAAATCAGGGGTAAAAATAAATCTGAAAAAAGTTTTTACCAGAAACTGGAACAAAAAATTCCCATATCCCTTATCAGAAGAAAAAAAGGCTTGCTCCTTAGAAGAGATTTTAGAAGATGAAGACGTGCACATAGTCGTTGAGCTTACAGGAGGAATAGATTTTCCTTTAAGACTAATAACAGATTCTATAAGGAAGGGGAAGCATATAGTAACGGCAAACAAAGCCCTGCTTGCAGAAAAGGGAAAGGAGATATTTTCCCTTGCAGAAGAGAAAAAAATAAGAATTGGATTTGAGGCAGCTGTTGCAGGGGGAATACCTATAATAAGAGCATTAAGGGAAGGACTTGTAGCAAACAGAATAACAAAGATATACGGCATACTAAATGGGACAACAAACTACATTCTTACAAAGATGTTTCAGGAACATAGAGATTTCAGCTCTGTTTTGAAAGAAGCTCAGGAATTAGGATATGCAGAAGCAGACCCAACACTTGACATAAATGGAACAGATGCTGCCCACAAGATAGCCATTTTAGCCTCCCTATCTTACGGCGGTTTTATAGATTTTGACGGCGTTTATATAGAAGGAATAGAGAATATAGACAGTCTTGATATTGACCTTGGAAGGGAACTGGGATACACGCTGAAACTTCTCGCCATAGCTAAAAGCCACAATGGAGAGGCTGAGGTAAGGGTTCATCCAACATTTCTTCCTTCTGAACATCCTCTTGCAAAGGTTGACGGTGTTTTCAATGCGGTTATGGTTGAAGGGGACTCGGTAGGTGAGACAATGTTTTACGGAAAAGGGGCAGGAAGCCTTCCTACAGCCAGCGCTGTTGTCAGTGATATTGTGGATATTGCAAAAAGTATAGCTTTAGGTGTTGGGAGGGAGATAGAAATCACATCTATGAACTGGGAGCACAAACAGCTTACACTGACAAAGGCAAAAGACTTTTATACACGATATTACGTGAGATTTACTGTTCCAGATATCACAGGTATTCTGGCAAAAATAGCGGCAGTCTTTGCAAAGTATAACATAAGTATTGCGGCTGTTATACAGAAAGAAAAGGTTCTTTCGATAGCAAGAAGAACAGATGAAAAGGTTGTCCCCCTTGTTATACTCACACACACAGCCTCAGAAAACAGTATTCAGTCAGCTATAAGAGAGATAGGGAAACAAAGTATAACCGTGGAAAAAACAGTAATAATAAGAGTTGAAGACGAAGAGTAATGAAAATATCCCAGATAACCTATCTTAAAAAAGAGACAGGACTGATTTTTGCACCTGTAGTAGCATCTGTACTTTACATGCTTCCCCTTGATATGAGTAGAGAAGCTCAGACTGTTTTAGCTATTATGGGCTTTTGTCTGGTGTTTTGGCTGACAGAAGTAATCCCTCTCTCCATGACAGCATTAC contains the following coding sequences:
- the dcd gene encoding dCTP deaminase, with protein sequence MILKNKQIKELIKIGSIEINPFYEEAQLQASSVDLTLSDRVYRYPVELEPELQILDPKNPYLQIVEREYISAEGIVLKPGSFILAETKEYIKVSDNISLHIQPKFRLSKLGVQIVNAGWLEYGFEGNITLCLYNCNQLPVRLYEGMKIVQVFFEKTD
- a CDS encoding homoserine dehydrogenase; protein product: MKEINIGIVGYGVVGNGVAKIIEEKTELLHKKSGVKINLKKVFTRNWNKKFPYPLSEEKKACSLEEILEDEDVHIVVELTGGIDFPLRLITDSIRKGKHIVTANKALLAEKGKEIFSLAEEKKIRIGFEAAVAGGIPIIRALREGLVANRITKIYGILNGTTNYILTKMFQEHRDFSSVLKEAQELGYAEADPTLDINGTDAAHKIAILASLSYGGFIDFDGVYIEGIENIDSLDIDLGRELGYTLKLLAIAKSHNGEAEVRVHPTFLPSEHPLAKVDGVFNAVMVEGDSVGETMFYGKGAGSLPTASAVVSDIVDIAKSIALGVGREIEITSMNWEHKQLTLTKAKDFYTRYYVRFTVPDITGILAKIAAVFAKYNISIAAVIQKEKVLSIARRTDEKVVPLVILTHTASENSIQSAIREIGKQSITVEKTVIIRVEDEE